One genomic window of Isachenkonia alkalipeptolytica includes the following:
- a CDS encoding 5'-3' exonuclease, with product MKDTENTKKVLLIDAMNLIHRSYYAYPRLATKEGVATGGFFGFVKYLKSLQEKHQPWHMVICSDASRESFRNEFYPEYKGTRKETDEELIVQFGMMETYLEKCNATFIKKENYEADDLIGTLAYRAVNKKYEPLIVSGDRDLFQLITEDVHQIYLSNKGMIHFDPRGVSEKYGGLSPKQIVDLKALSGDASDNIPGIRGIGEKTAIKLLNAYGDLEGIYENTGELKGKQREKVESGKEEAYLSRRLAAIDCNVDINDEGLLTPRGNFSLSTKAAYDYLMELNIQKVFREEDVFYPKKEEAQEEETPEEGPPEEEASKPDFQQLSMDF from the coding sequence ATGAAGGATACTGAAAATACTAAAAAAGTTTTACTGATTGATGCCATGAATTTAATTCACCGAAGCTATTATGCCTATCCCAGGCTGGCCACAAAAGAAGGGGTAGCCACAGGGGGCTTTTTCGGTTTTGTGAAATATTTAAAGTCTCTACAGGAAAAGCATCAGCCCTGGCATATGGTCATCTGTTCTGATGCTTCCCGGGAAAGTTTTCGAAACGAATTTTATCCCGAATACAAGGGAACCCGTAAGGAGACCGATGAGGAACTGATTGTCCAGTTCGGTATGATGGAGACCTACTTAGAAAAGTGTAACGCCACCTTTATTAAGAAGGAAAATTACGAAGCCGATGATTTAATCGGAACCCTGGCCTACAGGGCCGTAAATAAAAAATATGAGCCCTTGATTGTCTCCGGAGACCGGGATCTTTTTCAGCTGATCACTGAGGACGTGCACCAAATCTATTTATCGAATAAAGGGATGATCCATTTCGATCCCCGGGGGGTTTCGGAGAAATACGGGGGACTGAGTCCCAAGCAAATCGTGGATTTAAAAGCCCTGTCGGGAGACGCCTCGGACAATATCCCCGGAATCCGGGGCATCGGAGAGAAAACCGCCATTAAACTCTTAAATGCCTACGGGGATCTGGAGGGGATTTATGAAAACACCGGGGAACTGAAGGGAAAGCAAAGGGAAAAGGTTGAATCGGGAAAAGAGGAGGCTTATTTGTCCCGGCGATTGGCCGCCATTGACTGCAACGTGGATATCAATGATGAAGGACTGTTAACCCCCAGGGGAAACTTCTCCCTATCCACAAAAGCCGCCTATGACTATTTGATGGAGCTCAACATTCAAAAGGTTTTCAGGGAAGAGGATGTTTTCTATCCAAAGAAGGAGGAAGCACAGGAAGAGGAGACTCCGGAAGAGGGGCCTCCGGAAGAGGAAGCTTCCAAGCCCGACTTCCAGCAGCTCTCCATGGATTTTTAG
- a CDS encoding flavin reductase family protein, whose amino-acid sequence MNKNEMNKNETMKIINPMDLTEQENYFFLTGSVIPRPVAFTTTLSRDGVLNAAPFSYFNIVTANPPMLSISVQRDRGVMKDTARNAKETGDFVIHITDESYIEKINETSIAFPPTRSEVEYTGLTPVDSSKIKTPGVKEAGIRMECVVEKIIPLGGRESAPACDLVIGRVVKYHIREGIIKDGRIDPRALRPVSRLAGTSYEKLGEIFKLERP is encoded by the coding sequence ATGAATAAAAACGAAATGAACAAAAACGAAACCATGAAAATCATCAATCCCATGGATTTAACGGAACAGGAAAACTACTTTTTCCTAACGGGATCGGTCATTCCAAGACCCGTGGCCTTTACCACAACCCTGTCCCGGGACGGGGTGTTAAACGCCGCTCCCTTTAGTTACTTTAATATTGTAACCGCCAATCCTCCGATGCTGTCGATTTCTGTACAGCGGGACCGTGGAGTCATGAAGGATACGGCGAGGAATGCCAAGGAGACGGGAGACTTTGTGATTCACATCACCGATGAATCCTACATTGAAAAGATCAATGAAACCTCCATCGCCTTTCCCCCCACTCGGAGCGAAGTGGAATACACCGGCCTTACCCCCGTGGACAGTTCAAAAATCAAGACACCGGGGGTAAAAGAAGCGGGAATTCGAATGGAATGCGTGGTAGAAAAAATCATCCCCCTTGGGGGCAGGGAAAGCGCCCCCGCCTGCGATTTGGTGATCGGCCGGGTGGTGAAGTATCATATTCGGGAGGGGATCATCAAGGACGGACGGATTGACCCAAGAGCGCTACGCCCTGTCAGTCGACTGGCAGGTACCAGTTATGAAAAGTTGGGCGAAATTTTTAAGCTGGAACGGCCCTAA
- a CDS encoding ring-cleaving dioxygenase: MKLINKGIHHITAIAGDPQENADFYTGVLGLRMVKKTVNFDDPETYHLYFGDYQGTPGTVITFFPRPNGEKGVLGGGQVGVSTYAVPKGALLFWEERLAKFHINFTLETRFEEKYISFQDPHGLQIEITERAAGAPSRHSIGTLTEKTAIKGFQGATLYSTAPDKTGDLLENLFGFEKIGEDRGLIRYKSPQDLGDVLDLKKTAPAPGTTGVGTVHHIAFRASNDQEQLAWKKLLEDQGYRVTEVRDRNYFKSIYFNEEGGILFEIATEGPGFDVDEPLEKLGERFMLPEEYQPVREKLEKKLPKIVVRELEK; the protein is encoded by the coding sequence ATGAAATTAATCAATAAAGGCATTCATCATATCACCGCCATTGCCGGGGATCCCCAGGAAAATGCGGATTTTTATACCGGGGTGTTGGGCCTTCGGATGGTTAAAAAAACCGTAAACTTTGATGACCCCGAGACCTATCATCTCTATTTCGGCGATTATCAGGGCACCCCGGGGACGGTGATTACCTTCTTTCCCCGACCGAATGGGGAAAAAGGAGTCCTCGGCGGCGGGCAGGTAGGGGTTAGCACCTATGCCGTACCCAAAGGAGCTTTACTGTTTTGGGAGGAGCGATTAGCGAAATTTCATATAAACTTTACCCTGGAAACCCGGTTTGAAGAAAAATATATAAGCTTTCAGGATCCCCACGGGCTGCAAATCGAAATCACTGAAAGAGCTGCCGGGGCCCCGAGTCGCCACAGCATCGGCACCCTGACGGAAAAAACGGCGATTAAAGGCTTTCAAGGAGCCACCTTGTATTCAACGGCCCCTGATAAAACCGGGGATCTGTTGGAAAACCTCTTCGGTTTTGAAAAAATCGGGGAAGACCGGGGCTTGATCCGGTACAAAAGCCCCCAGGACCTGGGAGATGTCCTTGATCTTAAAAAAACCGCTCCGGCGCCGGGAACCACCGGTGTGGGCACGGTGCATCACATCGCTTTTCGCGCTTCCAATGATCAGGAACAGCTGGCCTGGAAAAAACTCCTGGAGGATCAGGGCTACCGGGTAACCGAGGTCCGGGACCGAAACTACTTTAAGTCGATTTATTTCAATGAAGAGGGGGGCATCCTTTTTGAAATTGCCACGGAGGGTCCGGGCTTTGATGTGGATGAACCTTTGGAAAAGCTGGGGGAAAGATTTATGCTCCCCGAAGAGTACCAGCCCGTCCGGGAAAAACTTGAAAAGAAGCTTCCGAAGATTGTAGTAAGAGAGCTGGAAAAATAA
- a CDS encoding sulfite exporter TauE/SafE family protein, translating to MEAIPQQIIAGMLIIFMAAMTQGATSFGFSLIALPLLGLMLPLQVAVPILMIYSLILNSMILYSIREHVQLKKILLLVIFGMVGTPFGVQLLKVLEENTLKMMVGIIIVLVAGINFTGYHFTVRNEKAAFIPVGIASGLLNGSVSFGGPPIVLFLNNQRVEKQIFRGNLTLYFWIINLFSIPTYFLSGLITQEVAGYALYLLPGLLLGTFLGIRMGNRVNEALFKRVSMSLIMGMGILSILSGI from the coding sequence ATGGAAGCGATACCGCAACAAATAATAGCAGGAATGTTGATTATATTTATGGCGGCCATGACCCAGGGGGCCACCAGTTTCGGTTTTTCTCTGATTGCCCTGCCCCTTTTGGGCTTGATGCTTCCCTTGCAGGTAGCGGTACCGATACTGATGATTTACAGTTTGATCCTGAACAGTATGATTCTCTACAGTATTCGGGAACATGTACAGTTAAAAAAGATCCTTCTGCTGGTGATCTTCGGCATGGTGGGTACCCCCTTCGGGGTCCAATTATTGAAAGTCCTGGAGGAAAACACCCTGAAGATGATGGTGGGGATCATTATTGTTTTGGTGGCGGGGATTAACTTTACCGGCTACCATTTTACGGTACGAAATGAAAAAGCCGCATTCATTCCCGTGGGCATTGCCAGCGGCCTGTTGAACGGCAGTGTATCCTTTGGGGGACCGCCCATTGTACTGTTTTTAAATAATCAACGGGTGGAAAAACAGATTTTTCGCGGGAATCTAACCCTGTACTTTTGGATCATCAACCTGTTTTCCATTCCTACCTATTTCCTCAGTGGGCTGATTACCCAGGAGGTGGCGGGTTACGCTCTTTATCTTTTACCGGGACTGCTTTTGGGGACCTTCCTGGGCATCCGGATGGGAAACCGGGTCAATGAAGCTCTTTTTAAAAGAGTCAGTATGAGTCTGATTATGGGCATGGGGATCCTCTCGATCCTGTCGGGAATATAA
- a CDS encoding questin oxidase family protein codes for MNLSQLINENGRKQSPYMEGLVNHLPMGQFALYQLTKDLSRVASYTEFYNDRFHVDPVSESFTPATSIHGCLGNREAYEACLALMEDEVKTHGSEAMIEKILNAYPLGMSSGLFHVTIRLAYGKEGASYDEALTEEISRALAYYVTAYRAVTPFHRKVPRDRLHENMNSLIKSPLVEKNLRQNSSLGKTMKTLYQSPAYRDQGFLIQGTVEEKVLGLLDLCLPAFDHTKSIVALHCITGLHALLVLKDYFQDFEKALDIYTTAVITHLLTIDGVAFPKPDHGPVLPSWGELIAKGASSKDVHTIKFTYTCHELYQRYSIEGLKQSLLYQIHK; via the coding sequence ATGAATCTCAGCCAACTGATCAACGAAAACGGGCGAAAGCAGTCCCCTTACATGGAGGGGCTGGTAAATCATCTTCCCATGGGACAGTTCGCCCTTTATCAGCTCACAAAGGATTTAAGCAGGGTGGCATCCTACACCGAATTCTATAATGACCGGTTTCATGTGGACCCGGTGTCGGAAAGTTTCACCCCGGCCACCTCCATCCATGGCTGCCTGGGTAACCGGGAGGCTTATGAAGCTTGTCTGGCGTTAATGGAGGATGAAGTTAAGACCCACGGGTCGGAGGCGATGATTGAAAAAATACTGAATGCCTATCCCCTGGGCATGTCCTCGGGACTTTTCCACGTTACCATACGCCTGGCCTATGGAAAAGAAGGGGCTTCCTACGACGAAGCTCTGACCGAGGAAATCTCCCGGGCCCTTGCTTATTATGTAACCGCTTACCGGGCCGTGACCCCCTTTCACCGGAAAGTCCCGCGGGACCGACTCCATGAAAATATGAATTCGCTGATCAAAAGTCCTCTTGTGGAAAAAAACCTCCGCCAAAACAGTTCGCTAGGAAAAACCATGAAAACACTGTACCAGAGCCCGGCGTACCGGGATCAGGGATTTTTGATTCAGGGCACCGTTGAGGAGAAGGTCCTCGGCCTGTTGGACCTTTGCCTTCCCGCCTTTGACCACACCAAAAGCATTGTGGCGCTTCACTGCATTACCGGCCTTCATGCCCTGCTGGTCCTGAAGGATTATTTCCAGGATTTTGAGAAAGCCCTGGATATCTATACCACCGCGGTGATTACCCATCTTTTGACCATCGACGGCGTGGCCTTTCCCAAGCCGGATCATGGGCCGGTTTTACCTTCATGGGGGGAGTTGATTGCGAAAGGCGCCTCTTCCAAGGATGTGCATACCATCAAGTTTACCTACACCTGTCACGAACTGTATCAGCGTTACTCGATAGAGGGACTGAAACAATCGTTGCTTTATCAAATCCATAAATAA
- a CDS encoding L-lactate MFS transporter, producing MTISTSSPNTSRRWTVLLGGFLLSLMGGMSYAWGSFVVPLVMEWGWTATQATLPFTIMIIVFSITMIPAGWIQDRIGPRKVATWGALLFFVGYALSGLLRWIPDPLWLVFSYGILVGGACGLTYACIAPTARKWYGDRPGFAVSTAVMGFGLAAVVFSPLKRQMINLCGVDGTFVVLSIFIAVVALIGARLLKNPPGGYRSPPRKEAVKSKGVQSAELLKDIPPKEFIKTKVFYILWLALAMVIGGGLTAIGLIPAYGEIVLSLEPAIAATAISAYALTNGLGRPFVGALSDQYGTLRVMITVYIMQATVFLALPFIAVNFGLLLVCSLLLGVGYATTFALFPVLVASGFGTKYLGFNYGLVFSAFGIGALTSLLGSRLLDITNSFTPAFLLAGSTTVLGLVLLLMFRREIEG from the coding sequence ATGACAATCTCAACTTCCAGTCCAAACACTAGTCGGCGGTGGACGGTGCTTTTAGGGGGCTTTCTCCTTTCTTTAATGGGAGGGATGAGCTATGCCTGGGGGTCCTTTGTGGTGCCCCTGGTTATGGAATGGGGCTGGACGGCTACCCAGGCCACCCTGCCCTTTACGATTATGATTATCGTATTTTCCATAACCATGATACCCGCGGGGTGGATTCAGGATAGGATTGGTCCACGGAAAGTTGCCACCTGGGGAGCCCTGTTATTTTTTGTTGGTTATGCCCTATCGGGTCTCCTTCGATGGATTCCTGATCCCCTGTGGTTGGTTTTTTCCTACGGCATCCTGGTAGGAGGGGCCTGTGGTCTTACCTACGCATGCATTGCACCCACTGCCCGAAAATGGTACGGGGATCGGCCGGGATTTGCGGTTTCCACCGCCGTAATGGGTTTTGGTCTGGCCGCGGTGGTGTTTTCCCCCCTTAAGCGGCAGATGATTAATTTATGCGGGGTCGACGGAACCTTTGTGGTGCTTTCCATATTTATTGCGGTGGTTGCCTTGATCGGGGCCCGGCTTCTCAAGAATCCCCCCGGGGGATACCGCTCTCCTCCACGGAAGGAAGCCGTGAAAAGCAAGGGCGTTCAATCAGCGGAGCTGCTCAAAGACATTCCGCCGAAGGAGTTTATTAAAACAAAGGTCTTTTATATTCTCTGGCTGGCACTGGCCATGGTGATCGGCGGGGGATTAACCGCCATCGGGCTGATCCCGGCCTATGGAGAAATAGTACTAAGCTTGGAGCCCGCCATTGCAGCAACCGCTATTTCTGCTTATGCCCTTACCAACGGGCTGGGACGACCCTTTGTGGGGGCTTTATCGGATCAGTATGGGACCCTGCGGGTTATGATCACGGTCTATATCATGCAGGCCACGGTATTTTTGGCTCTGCCCTTCATCGCTGTAAATTTCGGACTGCTTCTTGTATGTTCATTGTTGCTGGGGGTGGGCTATGCCACCACCTTTGCCCTTTTTCCGGTGTTGGTGGCCTCGGGCTTCGGGACAAAATATTTGGGATTCAATTACGGTTTGGTCTTCAGCGCCTTTGGAATTGGCGCCCTTACCAGCTTGCTGGGGTCCAGACTTTTGGATATTACCAATTCCTTTACCCCGGCCTTTCTGCTGGCGGGAAGCACGACGGTGTTGGGGCTTGTTCTCTTGCTGATGTTTCGCAGGGAGATCGAGGGTTAA
- a CDS encoding plasmid pRiA4b ORF-3 family protein codes for MKAYRITIQLQEVHPLMWREVIIPATATFEDLHRVIQRVSNFKGWALDEAGSLFEFNLPEENLRITNDEKAYIEHGAYQENREDVVKRHGESAEEFQAFNESRLQDLETEIKKPEELHIGYYLEKYQSMEYVYDYEEKWKFIVGYVETDEEYSKSHPTLIDGAEAAPIENLGGAEGYNEFLKVYHDREHPEHKPLRDWAEKQGYEEYDPERINEKLKEMTI; via the coding sequence ATGAAAGCATATAGAATTACAATACAGTTACAAGAGGTACACCCATTGATGTGGCGGGAAGTGATCATCCCCGCTACGGCTACCTTTGAGGATCTGCACCGGGTGATCCAAAGGGTTTCGAACTTTAAGGGATGGGCCCTGGATGAGGCGGGAAGTCTCTTTGAGTTTAATTTGCCCGAGGAAAACCTCCGCATTACCAACGATGAGAAAGCCTATATAGAGCATGGGGCTTATCAGGAAAATCGGGAAGACGTGGTTAAAAGACATGGGGAATCCGCCGAAGAATTTCAAGCCTTTAATGAGTCGAGGCTTCAGGATTTGGAGACCGAGATCAAAAAGCCCGAAGAGCTGCACATCGGCTATTATCTTGAAAAGTATCAAAGCATGGAGTATGTCTATGATTACGAAGAAAAGTGGAAATTCATTGTGGGGTACGTTGAAACCGATGAAGAGTACTCGAAGAGCCATCCGACCTTAATTGACGGCGCCGAGGCCGCTCCCATAGAAAATCTGGGGGGCGCGGAAGGCTATAATGAATTTTTAAAAGTCTACCACGACCGGGAGCATCCAGAGCACAAACCCCTTAGGGACTGGGCAGAGAAACAGGGATACGAGGAGTATGATCCGGAAAGGATCAATGAGAAACTGAAAGAAATGACAATATAG
- a CDS encoding VanZ family protein, which yields MIRQYLSPIAMSVGTSLLILLLSALPYAVYNYRKRGQVPIKRTLVGYSFIWYLVAAYFLVILPLPSRESVELLNTPHYNLEPFVFVEHFTQYSGIDLSNPATYPAALLQPTAYTVYFNLLLFLPLGVYLRKYFGFTFWKTLFAGFLLSLFFELTQLTGLYGVYPRPYRIFNVDDLMVNSLGAAVGFLIAPLLKPWTPEIEREKRVGEFQEVSLPRRFLAFGVDIGIVLALYPLAIRFLAVTPMNNPGQGGFSFVLVFILSGLYFLGSTWVLRGKTPGMALVKINIYPREGDGFSRARMMFRHVLFLLWFPGSLVLLEVMEMEEPYSSLLYLTVFVILGTGLIHLGVSAFRRDRRLFHDRFSKTGMKSLN from the coding sequence ATGATCAGACAATATTTATCCCCTATAGCCATGAGTGTAGGAACTTCTTTATTAATCCTGTTGTTATCCGCCCTGCCCTATGCGGTGTATAATTATCGTAAACGGGGGCAAGTACCGATCAAGCGAACCCTGGTGGGATATTCTTTTATTTGGTATCTGGTGGCGGCCTATTTTTTGGTGATTCTTCCCCTGCCTTCCCGGGAATCCGTTGAACTCTTAAATACCCCCCATTATAATCTGGAACCCTTTGTTTTTGTAGAACACTTTACCCAGTACTCGGGGATCGACCTATCAAATCCGGCCACCTATCCTGCCGCCCTGTTGCAGCCGACAGCCTATACGGTTTATTTTAATCTGCTGTTGTTTCTTCCCCTGGGGGTATATCTTCGAAAATATTTCGGGTTTACCTTTTGGAAAACCCTTTTTGCAGGATTTCTTCTCAGTCTGTTTTTTGAGCTTACCCAGCTTACGGGGCTCTATGGGGTTTACCCCAGGCCCTACCGGATCTTTAATGTGGATGATTTGATGGTGAACTCCCTGGGGGCGGCAGTGGGATTTTTGATCGCCCCCCTTCTGAAGCCATGGACCCCGGAAATAGAAAGGGAAAAGAGGGTCGGGGAATTCCAGGAGGTCTCCCTGCCCCGACGCTTCCTGGCTTTTGGGGTGGACATCGGCATCGTCCTGGCCCTTTATCCCTTGGCTATCAGGTTTTTGGCGGTTACCCCGATGAATAATCCGGGGCAGGGGGGCTTTAGTTTTGTCCTTGTCTTTATCCTCAGCGGGTTGTATTTCCTAGGCAGCACATGGGTACTAAGGGGAAAAACCCCGGGAATGGCATTGGTCAAGATTAATATCTATCCTCGGGAAGGTGACGGCTTCTCTCGCGCAAGGATGATGTTTCGCCATGTATTATTTCTTCTATGGTTTCCCGGATCCTTGGTCCTGTTAGAGGTGATGGAAATGGAGGAGCCCTATAGTTCCCTTCTTTACTTAACAGTTTTTGTGATTTTGGGCACCGGACTGATCCATTTGGGGGTCAGTGCCTTTAGAAGGGATCGGCGGCTGTTTCACGACCGGTTCAGCAAGACCGGCATGAAAAGTCTGAATTAA
- a CDS encoding bifunctional 5,10-methylenetetrahydrofolate dehydrogenase/5,10-methenyltetrahydrofolate cyclohydrolase, giving the protein MAKIIKGKPVADKITEELSKEIENIKAKGGQPKLATLRVGERGDDIAYERGATKRAEKIGIEVASVVLPGDITQEDFIEELQKLNKDASVNGILIFRPLPKQIDESMIKNIIAPEKDIDCFSPVNVGKMTEGDPTGFNPCTPSAVMEILDFYGVEIKGAEASVIGSSMVVGKPVAMLLLNRKATVRVAHSKTRDTAAVARQGEILVVGVGVPKMVKEDWVSEGAVVIDVGINVDDEGNMSGDVDFEKVQKKASMITPVPRGVGSVTTTVLAKHVLKAYKQQN; this is encoded by the coding sequence ATGGCAAAAATAATTAAAGGAAAACCGGTGGCAGACAAGATCACCGAAGAGTTATCCAAGGAAATTGAAAATATTAAAGCTAAAGGCGGGCAACCCAAGTTGGCAACCCTTAGAGTGGGCGAGCGGGGAGATGATATTGCCTATGAACGGGGGGCAACCAAGCGGGCGGAAAAAATCGGAATCGAAGTGGCCTCCGTGGTGCTTCCGGGGGATATCACCCAGGAGGACTTTATTGAAGAGCTGCAGAAATTAAATAAGGATGCTTCTGTGAACGGCATTCTGATTTTCAGACCCCTGCCGAAACAAATTGACGAAAGTATGATTAAAAACATCATCGCCCCGGAAAAGGACATCGACTGTTTCAGTCCGGTAAACGTAGGGAAAATGACCGAGGGGGATCCCACGGGGTTCAATCCCTGTACCCCAAGCGCAGTAATGGAAATCCTGGATTTCTACGGGGTGGAAATAAAGGGGGCTGAGGCTTCCGTGATCGGATCCTCCATGGTGGTGGGTAAGCCCGTGGCCATGCTGTTACTGAATCGTAAGGCCACCGTAAGGGTAGCCCATTCCAAAACGAGGGATACCGCCGCCGTCGCCAGACAGGGAGAAATTCTGGTGGTGGGTGTTGGGGTTCCCAAAATGGTAAAAGAAGACTGGGTTTCAGAGGGCGCCGTGGTGATTGATGTGGGCATCAATGTGGACGACGAGGGAAATATGTCGGGAGATGTGGATTTTGAGAAAGTGCAAAAGAAGGCATCCATGATCACACCGGTTCCCCGGGGCGTAGGCTCGGTGACCACAACGGTTTTAGCAAAGCATGTCCTGAAGGCCTATAAACAGCAAAATTAA
- a CDS encoding protein adenylyltransferase SelO has protein sequence MDEDRKNNKNNSNNKSNNKNKENNPRLPLEGWNLEAGYQQLPGKLFSKADPVPVKDPKVLVYNEALGRELGLRLEQEEGVPGGLIFSGNALPQGSAPIAQAYAGHQFGHFTMLGDGRAHLLGEQLTPQGGRYDIQLKGSGPTPYSRRGDGRAALGPMLREYIISEAMHALGIPSTRALAVVATGEDVQREERLPGGILTRVAASHIRVGTFEYLQRFGNLQELKALADYTIQRHFPEILEKSDGEEKYVKLFEAVQDKQAALIAKWQLVGFIHGVMNTDNMALSGETIDYGPCAFMDTYDPGTVFSSIDRGGRYAYKNQPSIGQWNLARFAETLLPLVHQDPAQGAKIMEEKLQGFSRAYEAYRLKGMGEKLGIFQAAKEDQVLIQRLLQLMAEKEEDFTNTFVALTYGGEEHLKMAETPRFKDWFSRWKERLEKQKKTEGEAKALMKTANPAVIPRNHQVERALKAAVEKEDFTVMEKLMTVLQNPYENSKEKKPYQEPPDPSAKPYVTYCGT, from the coding sequence ATGGATGAAGACAGGAAGAACAACAAAAATAATAGCAACAACAAAAGTAACAACAAAAACAAGGAAAACAATCCACGGCTCCCTTTAGAAGGATGGAACTTAGAGGCCGGTTATCAACAGTTGCCGGGAAAGTTATTCAGCAAAGCGGACCCGGTACCGGTGAAGGATCCCAAGGTTCTTGTTTATAATGAGGCCTTAGGAAGGGAACTGGGACTGCGGCTCGAACAAGAGGAAGGGGTTCCCGGGGGGTTGATTTTTTCCGGGAATGCGCTTCCCCAAGGGTCGGCCCCCATTGCCCAGGCCTATGCCGGTCATCAGTTCGGTCATTTTACCATGCTGGGAGATGGACGGGCCCATCTTTTAGGGGAGCAGCTCACCCCTCAGGGGGGACGATACGATATTCAACTAAAGGGTTCCGGCCCTACCCCCTATTCCAGACGGGGGGACGGCCGGGCGGCCCTGGGACCGATGCTTAGGGAGTATATCATCAGCGAAGCCATGCATGCCCTGGGCATCCCAAGCACCCGGGCCTTAGCGGTGGTTGCCACGGGAGAGGATGTGCAGCGGGAAGAAAGGCTTCCAGGAGGAATTCTTACCCGGGTGGCCGCCAGCCATATCCGGGTGGGAACCTTTGAGTATCTGCAACGATTCGGGAACCTTCAAGAACTAAAAGCCTTAGCAGACTACACCATTCAGCGGCACTTCCCGGAGATCCTGGAAAAAAGCGACGGAGAGGAAAAATACGTAAAACTTTTTGAAGCGGTGCAGGATAAACAGGCGGCTTTAATTGCCAAATGGCAGTTGGTAGGGTTCATTCACGGAGTAATGAATACCGATAACATGGCCTTAAGCGGAGAAACCATTGACTACGGGCCCTGCGCCTTTATGGATACCTATGATCCCGGGACGGTGTTCAGCTCCATTGATCGAGGGGGCCGCTACGCCTATAAAAACCAGCCTTCCATCGGGCAGTGGAATTTAGCCCGGTTTGCCGAGACTTTGCTGCCCCTGGTGCATCAGGATCCGGCCCAGGGAGCTAAGATCATGGAAGAAAAGCTGCAAGGCTTTTCCCGGGCCTATGAAGCCTACCGGCTAAAGGGTATGGGTGAAAAGCTGGGGATTTTCCAGGCCGCCAAGGAGGATCAAGTCTTAATCCAAAGACTTCTTCAGCTCATGGCGGAAAAAGAGGAGGACTTTACCAATACCTTTGTGGCCTTAACCTATGGCGGAGAGGAGCACTTGAAAATGGCAGAGACTCCCCGGTTTAAAGACTGGTTCAGCCGGTGGAAAGAGCGGCTGGAAAAACAAAAGAAAACCGAGGGGGAGGCTAAAGCCTTAATGAAAACCGCCAATCCCGCAGTAATTCCGAGAAACCATCAAGTGGAGCGGGCCCTGAAGGCGGCGGTGGAAAAGGAGGACTTTACGGTAATGGAAAAGTTAATGACCGTCCTGCAAAACCCCTATGAAAACTCCAAGGAGAAAAAGCCGTACCAGGAGCCCCCGGATCCTTCTGCTAAACCCTACGTAACCTACTGCGGAACGTAA
- a CDS encoding protein-L-isoaspartate(D-aspartate) O-methyltransferase — protein MDNNALLVQKIEANRILKTPSIKEALLAVDRKDFVLPRYTDYAYLDRPLPIGEGQTISQPSTVVFMLELLQAEKGHKVLDAGSGSGWTTALLSHIVGPRGKVIAMELLPSLKTFGEENFKHAPYENGIFLQGNGAKGVPEEAPFDRILISAGAREIPSALLDQLAEGGKLVLPLQDRRGNLVLVEKRGNNDFHKSYYPGFAFVPFITDRE, from the coding sequence ATGGATAACAACGCTTTATTGGTTCAAAAAATTGAAGCCAACCGCATTTTAAAAACCCCCTCGATCAAAGAAGCCTTACTGGCTGTGGATCGAAAAGATTTTGTTTTGCCCAGGTATACTGATTATGCCTACTTGGATCGGCCTTTACCCATCGGCGAAGGACAAACCATCTCCCAGCCCTCCACGGTGGTGTTTATGTTAGAGCTTCTGCAAGCTGAAAAAGGTCATAAAGTCCTGGATGCCGGTTCCGGCTCCGGTTGGACCACCGCCCTGTTATCCCACATTGTGGGACCCCGGGGAAAGGTCATCGCCATGGAACTTCTGCCTTCTTTAAAAACCTTCGGAGAGGAAAACTTTAAACATGCCCCCTATGAAAACGGCATTTTTCTTCAGGGCAATGGGGCTAAGGGTGTCCCGGAGGAAGCCCCCTTTGACCGGATTCTTATCAGTGCCGGAGCCAGAGAAATCCCGTCGGCTCTCCTTGACCAGCTGGCTGAGGGTGGGAAACTGGTCCTCCCCCTTCAAGACCGGCGGGGGAACCTGGTCTTAGTGGAGAAACGAGGCAATAACGATTTTCATAAAAGTTACTACCCCGGTTTTGCTTTTGTGCCTTTTATCACCGACCGGGAGTAA